One window of the Lactococcus lactis genome contains the following:
- a CDS encoding bifunctional DNA primase/polymerase: MTPKEQALNCISRGFSVIAGYPAGKSERAVIKGTSSGTLDEITVSAWFDEIPNRNIMINLRNSGLICIDLDQHQNGQNGRVVFSRLWNEHSEGEILSTYVEKTPTGNGLHVFFKVPKELFSQPVVSELADGVEIKTHFTPIYPSKRTDGDYIPLNDTETNEPLTFDSLCDCPDWLLEMIQRPQARATTGTSSRTYGAEMWELFNQGARKGNRNNDTNRILHYWRKIGIDNNSCMDLLRTFNNRTSPPLPDDELATIWKSVFKMK, from the coding sequence TTGACACCCAAAGAACAAGCCCTAAACTGTATTAGTCGTGGCTTTTCTGTTATCGCTGGTTATCCTGCAGGGAAAAGCGAGAGAGCTGTTATAAAAGGAACTTCAAGTGGAACTCTTGACGAAATCACAGTGAGCGCGTGGTTTGATGAAATACCGAACCGCAATATCATGATTAATCTTAGAAACAGCGGTTTGATTTGTATTGACTTAGACCAGCACCAAAACGGACAGAATGGCAGAGTTGTATTCAGTCGGTTGTGGAATGAACACAGCGAGGGGGAAATATTAAGTACCTATGTTGAAAAGACACCCACAGGCAACGGCTTGCATGTTTTCTTTAAAGTTCCGAAAGAGCTATTCAGTCAGCCGGTTGTCAGTGAACTAGCGGACGGTGTAGAGATAAAGACACACTTCACACCCATATATCCGAGCAAACGGACAGACGGCGATTATATCCCTTTGAATGATACAGAAACTAACGAGCCTTTAACTTTCGATAGTCTTTGCGATTGTCCTGATTGGTTACTTGAAATGATACAACGACCACAGGCACGCGCAACAACTGGCACAAGTAGCCGAACTTATGGCGCTGAAATGTGGGAGTTATTCAACCAAGGCGCACGAAAAGGCAACCGAAACAACGATACAAATCGAATACTTCACTACTGGAGAAAAATCGGCATTGATAATAATAGCTGTATGGACTTATTGCGAACCTTTAACAATCGAACCAGTCCGCCCTTACCTGATGACGAGCTGGCAACTATTTGGAAAAGTGTATTCAAGATGAAATAG
- a CDS encoding PTS sugar transporter subunit IIA: MEIQKSLIKINQNFSNKEEAIKYCGSLLVDGDYVKPNYISAMIERDRELSVYMGNFIAIPHGTDESKKEVLKTGVAIVQVPRGVNFGTVENPKIATMLFGIAGIKEEHLELIQKISIFCADVDNVVKLADAQTIEEIAKYFEN, translated from the coding sequence ATGGAAATTCAAAAAAGTCTGATTAAAATTAATCAAAACTTTTCAAATAAAGAAGAGGCCATAAAATATTGTGGAAGTTTGTTGGTTGATGGAGATTATGTCAAACCTAACTATATCTCAGCAATGATTGAACGAGATAGAGAATTGTCAGTCTATATGGGAAACTTTATTGCAATTCCTCATGGAACTGATGAATCAAAAAAAGAAGTTTTAAAAACAGGAGTAGCCATTGTTCAAGTTCCTCGTGGTGTAAACTTTGGAACAGTAGAAAATCCTAAGATAGCCACAATGCTATTTGGAATTGCGGGGATTAAAGAGGAGCATCTTGAGCTGATTCAAAAGATTTCAATTTTTTGCGCGGACGTTGACAATGTTGTAAAACTTGCTGATGCTCAAACAATCGAAGAAATTGCAAAATACTTTGAAAATTAA
- the hpt gene encoding hypoxanthine phosphoribosyltransferase, with translation MLEKNLDKAIEKVLVSEEEIIEKSKELGEILTKEYEGKNPLVLGILRGSVPFLAELIKHIDCHLETDFMTVSSYHGGTKSSGEVKLILDVDTAVKGRDILIVEDIIDTGRTLKYLKELLEHRGANVKIVTLLDKPEGRIVEIKPDYSGFTIPNEFVVGFGLDYEENYRNLPYVGVLKPEVYNK, from the coding sequence ATGCTCGAAAAAAATCTTGATAAGGCCATTGAAAAAGTATTAGTTTCAGAAGAAGAAATTATAGAAAAATCCAAAGAACTTGGAGAAATATTAACAAAAGAATACGAAGGAAAAAATCCATTAGTCTTAGGAATTCTTCGCGGTTCAGTTCCTTTCTTAGCTGAATTAATCAAACATATTGATTGTCACTTAGAAACTGACTTTATGACTGTATCAAGTTATCACGGCGGAACAAAATCTTCTGGTGAAGTAAAATTAATCCTAGATGTTGATACAGCAGTCAAAGGTCGTGATATTTTAATTGTTGAAGATATTATCGATACTGGTCGTACTTTAAAATATCTAAAAGAACTTTTGGAACATCGTGGAGCAAACGTAAAAATTGTAACACTTCTTGACAAACCAGAAGGACGAATTGTTGAAATTAAACCAGATTATTCAGGTTTTACAATTCCTAATGAATTTGTTGTTGGATTTGGTTTGGACTACGAAGAAAACTATCGTAATCTTCCATATGTCGGAGTTTTAAAACCAGAAGTTTATAACAAATAA
- a CDS encoding RinA family protein produces the protein MKDKIDKIIADYINGRTQAKIKAIESRYIYRVKQDNLGIRTAYKGTAEPEGNTLDKERMEEDKELIGLRRTLELLGALYNTLTVSEKRIIELRYKGYNGYTWYRVAMELESAGIDIPIKRAKKIYFAFKEDVSRVL, from the coding sequence GTGAAAGATAAAATAGATAAAATCATAGCCGATTATATTAACGGACGCACACAAGCCAAAATAAAAGCAATAGAGAGCCGTTATATATACAGGGTAAAACAGGATAACCTAGGGATTAGAACAGCTTATAAAGGCACAGCGGAGCCAGAGGGGAACACATTAGACAAGGAACGCATGGAAGAGGATAAAGAGCTGATAGGATTAAGGCGAACACTTGAACTTTTAGGAGCTTTATACAATACTTTAACAGTATCAGAAAAAAGAATCATAGAGTTAAGGTATAAAGGGTATAACGGTTATACGTGGTATCGTGTCGCTATGGAGTTAGAGAGCGCAGGCATAGACATACCTATCAAGAGAGCGAAAAAAATATACTTTGCTTTCAAAGAAGATGTATCGCGTGTTTTGTAG
- a CDS encoding mannitol-1-phosphate 5-dehydrogenase, protein MKKAVHFGAGNIGRGFIGEILSKNGFDIHFVDTNKSIINELNNRHSYEIGIASSEHEKISVKAVSGINNSENPEAVIEAIAKADILTTAIGPNVLPYIAELIAKGLQKRKEEKVQSPLDIIACENMIGGSEFLEEKVSDYLSESDKLYLSKFIGFPNAAVDRIVPAQKHKDVLYVEVEPFSEWVIDASHLKNKEIKLEGVHYTTDLEPFIERKLFSVNSGHAAVAYSSAYKGYKTILEGLQDEEVLNILKSVQKETRALLLAKWAQYFKQDELIKYHELIISRFSNPEIIDEVSRVARTPIRKLGYDERFIRPIRELNDRKLSYQNHLDIVGKIFAYHDENDDQAIQLQEKLKITELPMLIEEVTGLSNQKLILEIEKVINHYKK, encoded by the coding sequence ATGAAAAAAGCAGTACATTTTGGTGCAGGAAATATTGGACGGGGTTTCATAGGTGAAATTTTGAGTAAAAATGGATTTGATATTCACTTTGTTGACACAAATAAATCTATAATTAACGAACTTAATAATCGGCATTCCTATGAAATTGGGATTGCAAGTAGTGAACATGAAAAAATTTCTGTAAAAGCTGTCTCTGGTATTAACAATAGTGAGAATCCTGAGGCAGTCATTGAAGCAATTGCAAAAGCTGATATTCTAACAACAGCGATTGGTCCTAATGTCTTACCTTATATTGCTGAGCTTATTGCAAAAGGACTTCAGAAACGTAAGGAAGAAAAGGTTCAGAGCCCGTTAGATATTATTGCCTGTGAGAATATGATAGGGGGCTCTGAATTTTTGGAAGAAAAAGTGTCCGATTATCTGTCGGAATCTGATAAACTTTATCTGTCTAAATTTATTGGTTTTCCTAATGCTGCAGTTGACCGTATTGTTCCTGCTCAAAAACATAAAGATGTTCTCTATGTTGAGGTAGAGCCTTTTAGTGAGTGGGTAATAGATGCAAGTCATTTAAAAAATAAAGAAATCAAACTTGAAGGAGTTCATTATACAACTGACCTCGAACCATTTATTGAGCGTAAACTTTTTTCTGTAAACTCAGGACATGCTGCAGTTGCCTATTCTAGCGCATATAAAGGTTATAAAACAATATTAGAAGGTTTACAGGATGAAGAAGTTTTGAATATCCTAAAATCAGTTCAAAAAGAAACACGCGCTTTACTTTTAGCAAAATGGGCTCAATATTTTAAGCAAGATGAGTTAATTAAATATCATGAACTAATCATTTCTCGCTTTTCTAATCCAGAAATTATTGATGAAGTGTCACGCGTGGCAAGAACACCTATTCGGAAATTAGGATATGATGAACGTTTTATTCGTCCAATAAGAGAATTAAACGATCGTAAGCTTTCTTATCAAAATCATCTAGATATTGTTGGAAAAATTTTTGCTTACCATGATGAAAATGATGATCAAGCCATTCAACTCCAAGAAAAACTAAAAATAACAGAACTACCAATGCTCATTGAAGAAGTGACTGGTCTAAGCAATCAAAAGTTGATTTTGGAAATCGAAAAGGTTATTAATCACTATAAAAAATAA
- a CDS encoding DNA primase family protein — MTDQLEKLVAETPQENVRSPKPKIEDFTDYGEDGKKVINVTGYQECLKDWLEQEKEIINSPDYVKANTQTLRAVRKLFFEHRNLFLSTPKEDGNAPKSLSPLDTAIIIYKTLKVIKLDHQSGLLGVYNPELGIYETNENFFHRLIYWLEPSYSQARSKEVLFKLETLSEVKQQTAEAHLIPVANGIFNKKTQQLEPFSPKYVFTSTIATKYNAKAKVPNINGWNVDDWLNDLMSGDEELVSLLWQIISASTNGNYSYRKGVWLVGKGNDGKGTFQSLIMNLIGRENVASVKAEQFAERFALSQVVGKTCIIGDDSQVSYLDNAGNYFSVVTGDPVPIEAKGKQPTLAVFNKLVIQSTNFLPKFRNKSNGTYRRLLIVPFEKSFTADNDDWKIKDDYIKRKDVLEYVLKIALSLNFEKFDEPKATQGLLDDFKISNDNVLAFVNDMFEEFVSDFLPTTFLSALYRAWCEDEGVKPFTKREFELKLPDHIKKEWEKTTQRPHTAGFNRAVDLHRAEEYELFRRLFHWDDDKHKRLSKGYQRKKKRK, encoded by the coding sequence ATGACAGACCAATTAGAAAAACTTGTGGCAGAAACGCCACAGGAAAACGTAAGAAGTCCAAAACCTAAAATAGAGGACTTCACAGATTATGGCGAAGACGGCAAAAAAGTCATTAATGTCACAGGTTATCAGGAATGCTTAAAAGACTGGCTGGAACAAGAAAAAGAAATCATCAATAGCCCTGACTATGTCAAAGCAAATACTCAAACGCTTAGAGCGGTTAGAAAACTATTCTTTGAACACCGTAACTTATTTTTAAGCACACCTAAAGAGGACGGCAACGCACCCAAGTCACTAAGTCCCTTAGATACGGCTATAATCATCTATAAAACGCTCAAAGTCATCAAATTAGACCACCAAAGCGGACTGTTAGGCGTTTATAACCCTGAACTAGGCATATATGAAACAAATGAGAACTTCTTTCATCGGCTCATTTATTGGCTAGAGCCGTCATACAGTCAAGCACGGTCAAAAGAAGTATTATTCAAACTTGAAACTTTATCAGAAGTAAAACAGCAGACTGCAGAGGCTCATCTTATCCCAGTAGCGAACGGTATTTTCAATAAGAAAACCCAGCAATTAGAGCCATTCAGTCCTAAATACGTCTTTACGTCAACCATTGCGACCAAGTACAACGCAAAAGCTAAAGTACCCAATATTAACGGTTGGAACGTAGATGACTGGCTCAATGATTTAATGAGTGGAGATGAAGAGCTTGTCAGCCTTTTATGGCAGATTATTTCCGCAAGTACCAACGGCAATTACTCCTATCGTAAAGGCGTTTGGCTCGTCGGTAAAGGAAATGACGGCAAAGGGACTTTTCAAAGTCTCATCATGAACTTAATCGGACGTGAGAACGTCGCAAGTGTCAAAGCTGAACAATTTGCGGAACGGTTCGCCCTTTCCCAAGTCGTTGGCAAAACTTGTATTATTGGAGATGACAGCCAAGTCAGTTACTTAGACAACGCAGGAAATTACTTTTCAGTAGTGACTGGCGACCCAGTACCGATTGAAGCGAAAGGAAAGCAACCCACCTTAGCAGTATTTAATAAGCTGGTTATACAATCCACTAACTTCTTGCCAAAGTTTAGAAATAAGTCAAATGGAACATACAGACGTTTGCTTATCGTGCCTTTTGAAAAGTCTTTTACCGCAGATAATGACGATTGGAAAATAAAGGATGATTATATTAAACGCAAAGACGTTTTAGAGTATGTCCTTAAAATCGCTTTATCGCTTAACTTTGAGAAGTTTGACGAACCAAAAGCCACACAAGGGCTATTAGATGACTTCAAAATCAGCAATGACAATGTATTGGCTTTTGTAAATGATATGTTTGAGGAATTTGTTAGTGATTTTCTACCGACTACTTTTCTAAGTGCCTTATATCGTGCATGGTGCGAAGATGAGGGAGTGAAGCCATTTACTAAGCGAGAGTTTGAGCTTAAATTACCTGACCACATTAAAAAGGAATGGGAAAAAACAACTCAAAGACCACATACCGCAGGTTTTAATCGAGCCGTAGATTTGCACCGAGCAGAGGAGTACGAACTTTTTAGACGGCTCTTTCATTGGGACGACGATAAGCACAAACGACTGTCAAAAGGTTATCAACGCAAGAAAAAGCGAAAATGA
- a CDS encoding DUF1655 domain-containing protein encodes MNNTANKETYILDDTVAFELMDLLKAKARHFIQLNEYVYRLFDGQSVVTFTTLENDIQVEMVKA; translated from the coding sequence ATGAATAATACAGCGAACAAAGAAACTTATATCTTAGATGACACCGTAGCCTTTGAACTCATGGACTTATTAAAAGCCAAGGCACGCCATTTTATCCAGCTTAATGAGTATGTCTACCGCTTGTTTGACGGTCAATCAGTAGTAACTTTCACAACTTTAGAAAATGATATCCAAGTAGAAATGGTTAAGGCGTAA
- the ftsH gene encoding ATP-dependent zinc metalloprotease FtsH, translating into MNNNKQPKQGNFVKNILMWVILAIVVVVGFNFFFSSNQSSVDKISYSQLVTKLDGNKIENVTMQPSDSLITVTGEYKEPVKVKGTNNFPLLGNSSSEVKNFQAYIIPTDSVVKDIQNAAKSNDVKLSVVQASSSGMWVQILSYIIPMLLFVGIFWLMMGGMGARGGGGGGNPMSFGKSRAKQQDGKTSKVRFADVAGSEEEKQELVEVVDFLKNPKKYNDLGARIPAGVLLEGPPGTGKTLLAKAVAGEAGVPFYSISGSDFVEMFVGVGASRVRDLFENAKKTAPSIIFIDEIDAVGRQRGAGLGGGNDEREQTLNQLLVEMDGFQDDGNSVIVIAATNRSDVLDPALLRPGRFDRKVLVGAPDVKGREAVLKVHAKNKPLASDVDLHNVATQTPGYVGADLENVLNEAALVAARQNKKEINAADIDEGMDRAMAGPAKKDRIQSMREREIVAYHEAGHAIVGLVLENGSTVRKVTVVPRGRIGGYMLALPDEEIMQPTNFHLQDQLASLMGGRLGEEIVFGVATPGASNDIEKATHIARSMVTEYGMSKKLGMVSYEGDHQVFIGRDYGQTKTYSEATAVMIDDEVRRILGEAYDRAKEAIETHREQHKAIAEALLKYETLDAKQIMSLFKTGKMPDEAAAAEVPEPKTFEESLKDANANVDDFSNINIYNGDEKTDSKPEENKEKSEDETAE; encoded by the coding sequence ATGAATAACAACAAACAACCAAAACAAGGAAATTTTGTAAAAAATATCTTGATGTGGGTAATCTTGGCTATTGTTGTTGTTGTCGGTTTCAATTTCTTCTTCAGTAGTAATCAATCAAGCGTGGATAAAATTAGCTATTCACAATTGGTGACGAAACTTGACGGTAACAAGATTGAAAACGTCACAATGCAACCTTCTGATAGCTTAATTACTGTAACAGGTGAATATAAAGAACCTGTAAAAGTAAAAGGAACAAATAATTTCCCACTTTTAGGCAATTCTAGTAGTGAAGTTAAAAACTTCCAAGCTTATATTATTCCAACTGACAGTGTTGTCAAGGATATCCAAAATGCAGCTAAAAGTAATGATGTAAAACTTAGTGTTGTTCAAGCTTCATCAAGTGGTATGTGGGTTCAAATTCTCTCATACATCATTCCAATGCTTCTATTTGTTGGTATATTCTGGCTCATGATGGGCGGAATGGGCGCTCGTGGCGGAGGCGGCGGTGGAAATCCGATGTCCTTCGGTAAATCTCGTGCTAAACAACAAGATGGTAAAACATCTAAAGTTCGTTTTGCTGACGTTGCCGGTTCTGAAGAGGAAAAACAAGAGCTTGTAGAAGTTGTTGATTTCCTTAAAAATCCGAAAAAATATAATGATTTAGGAGCTCGTATCCCAGCAGGTGTTCTTCTTGAAGGCCCTCCAGGTACAGGTAAAACATTGCTTGCTAAGGCTGTTGCCGGTGAAGCAGGAGTTCCTTTCTATAGTATCTCAGGTTCTGATTTCGTTGAAATGTTTGTCGGTGTTGGTGCCTCACGTGTCCGTGACTTATTTGAAAATGCTAAGAAAACTGCACCATCAATTATCTTTATTGATGAAATTGATGCTGTTGGTCGTCAACGTGGTGCAGGTCTTGGTGGTGGTAACGATGAACGTGAACAAACCCTTAACCAATTGCTCGTTGAAATGGATGGTTTCCAAGATGATGGCAACTCAGTAATCGTTATTGCTGCAACTAACCGTTCAGATGTGCTTGACCCAGCGCTTTTACGTCCAGGTCGTTTTGACCGTAAAGTCTTGGTCGGAGCTCCAGATGTTAAAGGTCGTGAAGCCGTTCTTAAAGTTCATGCTAAAAACAAACCTTTAGCAAGTGATGTTGATTTGCACAATGTTGCTACACAAACTCCAGGCTATGTCGGAGCTGATTTGGAAAATGTTTTGAATGAAGCTGCACTTGTTGCTGCACGTCAAAATAAAAAAGAAATCAATGCTGCTGACATTGATGAAGGAATGGACCGTGCAATGGCTGGTCCAGCTAAGAAAGATCGTATTCAATCAATGCGCGAACGTGAGATCGTGGCTTACCACGAAGCAGGTCACGCTATTGTTGGACTCGTTCTTGAAAATGGATCTACTGTTCGTAAAGTTACCGTTGTTCCACGTGGACGCATCGGTGGTTACATGCTTGCTCTTCCAGATGAAGAAATCATGCAACCAACTAATTTCCATCTTCAAGACCAACTTGCCAGCCTTATGGGTGGACGACTTGGTGAAGAAATTGTCTTTGGTGTAGCTACTCCAGGGGCATCAAATGATATCGAAAAAGCAACACACATTGCTCGTTCAATGGTAACTGAATATGGGATGTCTAAGAAACTTGGTATGGTATCTTATGAAGGAGACCATCAAGTATTTATTGGTCGCGACTATGGTCAAACTAAGACTTACTCAGAAGCAACTGCTGTTATGATTGATGATGAAGTGCGTCGTATTCTCGGTGAAGCTTATGACCGTGCTAAAGAAGCAATTGAAACACACCGTGAGCAACATAAAGCAATTGCGGAAGCTCTGCTTAAATATGAAACACTTGATGCGAAACAAATCATGTCACTCTTCAAAACAGGAAAAATGCCTGATGAAGCAGCGGCAGCAGAAGTACCAGAACCAAAAACATTTGAAGAATCTCTCAAAGATGCAAATGCGAATGTTGATGATTTTTCAAACATTAATATCTATAATGGTGATGAAAAAACAGATTCTAAACCAGAAGAAAATAAGGAAAAATCAGAAGATGAAACAGCCGAATAA
- the tilS gene encoding tRNA lysidine(34) synthetase TilS, producing MTPAQRKFLKIVKDEHYFDKDSKILLALSGGKDSMTLFNWLYDLKEVLGIELGLAHINHGLREESKFEEIALREMATKLKVPIYVDKFTGEFTEKNARDFRYQFFEKLMIRENYNILLTAHHQGDLVETVLMRQITGRPLRSLQGIADRQPFAGGQLIRPLLKFTKEELDAQTYYEDSTNQGLDYFRNRIRNQLIPELTKENPQFSQSISDLSSEIKKALAVINQKISELEIVDEKISSKKFISQTKELQHFILQAFFAQYSEIEVSKKKFAELLHIINRPQQYFAKLNKEFYFVKTKDFFYLEKIQLEREDSVEIVSENPQDESFMEVYLPLEGEIEIRKRQPGDQILINGHHKKLRKFFIDNKVPLKARENPLIFVDKKLYAIVGLACSDLSKMLKNDKIRRILWVKPSIGEEINDARKKS from the coding sequence ATGACACCAGCTCAACGTAAATTTTTAAAAATAGTCAAAGATGAACACTATTTTGATAAAGATTCAAAAATATTATTGGCTTTATCAGGTGGTAAAGACTCAATGACTCTTTTTAACTGGCTCTATGATTTAAAAGAAGTTCTCGGTATTGAACTGGGACTGGCTCACATTAATCATGGCTTACGAGAAGAGTCAAAGTTTGAAGAAATTGCTCTTCGAGAAATGGCAACAAAACTTAAAGTACCAATTTATGTTGACAAGTTTACAGGAGAGTTTACAGAAAAAAATGCACGTGATTTCCGTTATCAGTTTTTTGAAAAGCTAATGATAAGAGAAAATTACAATATTTTGCTGACAGCTCATCATCAAGGAGACCTTGTTGAAACGGTATTAATGCGTCAAATTACAGGACGTCCTTTGAGAAGTCTTCAGGGCATTGCTGACCGTCAACCTTTTGCAGGTGGGCAATTAATCAGACCATTATTGAAATTTACAAAAGAAGAACTTGATGCACAAACCTATTATGAAGATTCAACAAATCAAGGACTAGATTATTTTAGAAATAGAATACGTAATCAACTAATTCCAGAATTAACAAAAGAAAATCCTCAATTTTCACAATCAATCAGTGATTTGAGCTCGGAAATTAAAAAGGCGTTGGCAGTAATTAATCAAAAAATTTCGGAACTTGAAATTGTTGATGAAAAAATATCATCTAAAAAATTCATCTCACAAACAAAAGAATTACAACATTTTATCTTACAAGCATTTTTTGCTCAATATTCAGAAATAGAAGTAAGTAAGAAAAAATTTGCAGAATTACTTCATATTATCAATCGTCCTCAACAATATTTCGCAAAATTGAATAAGGAATTTTATTTTGTGAAGACTAAAGATTTCTTTTATCTTGAAAAAATTCAACTTGAAAGGGAGGATTCAGTAGAGATTGTAAGTGAAAATCCGCAAGATGAATCATTTATGGAAGTTTATTTGCCTCTTGAAGGGGAAATTGAAATTCGTAAACGCCAGCCTGGGGATCAAATTCTAATCAATGGTCATCATAAAAAATTACGCAAGTTTTTTATTGATAACAAAGTTCCATTAAAGGCCCGAGAGAATCCACTTATCTTCGTTGATAAAAAACTCTATGCCATTGTCGGTCTTGCGTGTTCTGATTTGAGTAAAATGCTCAAAAATGATAAAATTAGAAGAATATTATGGGTCAAACCCAGTATAGGAGAGGAAATCAACGATGCTCGAAAAAAATCTTGA
- a CDS encoding BglG family transcription antiterminator yields MFLTSREQKLIQTFLKRGKLTIAEMMEITDTSRRTLYRDLNNLQKSLPENISLENTDEGYFLKGDINQLTQAHELIDYSISERLYGELLLLIENKASIASLTDYFGISQPTVTSDLKQIEQALFENELVLIRDRGLKLKGAEENIRPVFVAVIYNSASIQELLLNQLSNNKILRIIDLNKFKQVNEAFKRIDLPEKMTDKVKVLMQLFCLVVLLRLDEGDSVSSETLGRPSKQALNFVNKLLTELPVTKFVVSEITYLASVYDILYFGFGRELLFMEKFDTDFSYKIRQLIDKVSTILEIEFGKDDRLYGLLYAHLKESEMLPVLFPKKENDFIKKINKDNPEIYKTVKESLREVFDKNFSEMEIAFISLHFVATLERSDLVLPLSAALVSSRGRISCEFIMSNLRKNFPFLKKIELIQSSIHITQEKYDVIFTTEKELDYLYINPMLDQKNLENIRHQLRLIQQKSRALTSDSEKEKNFLNLNDLFSIGNEILKSFEILSLENKAELHDTVKQIIQRVNPEDSGELVHLVEERFKETHLAIPETKIALFHAVHSSISSPIFKIFDLSQPIEGIAMDHQAIQIGRVLLLLAPPEVPEYVSFLLGKISSSIIENKLYTRIYDSGNYEIVSELLREIIIEAVKHYDD; encoded by the coding sequence ATGTTTTTAACAAGTCGTGAGCAAAAATTAATCCAGACATTTTTGAAACGTGGAAAGCTTACGATAGCAGAAATGATGGAAATTACAGATACAAGTCGCAGAACGCTTTATCGCGATTTGAACAATTTACAAAAGTCTTTACCAGAAAATATCAGTTTGGAAAATACTGATGAAGGCTATTTTTTGAAAGGGGATATCAATCAACTTACTCAAGCTCATGAATTAATAGACTATTCAATAAGTGAACGTTTGTATGGTGAGTTGCTTTTATTAATTGAAAATAAAGCATCTATCGCTTCTCTAACAGATTATTTTGGAATTAGTCAACCGACAGTAACTAGTGATTTGAAGCAAATTGAGCAAGCTCTGTTTGAAAATGAACTAGTACTAATCCGAGATCGTGGCTTAAAACTTAAAGGGGCAGAAGAAAATATTCGTCCAGTATTTGTGGCAGTGATTTATAATTCAGCAAGTATTCAGGAACTACTTCTTAATCAACTTTCTAACAATAAAATTTTAAGAATAATAGATTTAAATAAATTTAAGCAAGTTAATGAGGCTTTTAAACGTATAGATTTACCTGAAAAAATGACTGACAAAGTCAAAGTTTTAATGCAACTTTTTTGCTTAGTTGTTTTGCTGCGTTTGGATGAGGGGGATTCTGTCAGTAGTGAAACTCTGGGCAGACCAAGTAAGCAAGCCTTAAACTTTGTCAATAAGTTACTGACAGAGTTGCCAGTAACAAAATTTGTTGTTTCTGAGATCACTTATCTTGCATCAGTTTATGATATTTTATATTTTGGCTTTGGAAGAGAGCTGCTATTTATGGAAAAATTTGATACCGATTTTTCTTATAAAATTCGCCAACTCATTGATAAAGTTTCAACAATTCTTGAGATAGAATTTGGGAAAGATGACCGTTTATATGGTTTACTATATGCTCATCTCAAAGAATCAGAGATGTTACCAGTCCTCTTTCCTAAAAAAGAAAATGATTTTATCAAAAAGATAAATAAAGATAATCCTGAAATTTATAAAACAGTCAAAGAATCATTAAGGGAGGTCTTTGATAAGAATTTTTCAGAAATGGAAATTGCTTTTATAAGTCTTCACTTTGTGGCGACTCTTGAACGCAGTGACCTAGTTTTACCTTTAAGTGCCGCACTTGTCAGCAGTCGTGGAAGAATTTCTTGCGAATTTATCATGAGTAATTTAAGAAAGAATTTTCCCTTCTTAAAAAAGATAGAACTTATTCAAAGTTCAATCCATATCACTCAGGAAAAATATGACGTCATTTTTACAACAGAGAAAGAGTTAGATTACCTCTACATCAATCCAATGCTAGATCAAAAGAATTTGGAAAATATTCGTCACCAGCTGAGGTTAATTCAACAAAAATCACGAGCACTTACCTCTGATTCAGAAAAAGAAAAGAATTTTTTAAATCTCAATGACTTATTTTCAATAGGCAATGAAATATTAAAATCTTTTGAAATCCTATCTCTTGAAAATAAGGCAGAATTACATGATACTGTAAAACAAATTATTCAGCGAGTAAACCCAGAGGATAGTGGAGAACTCGTTCATTTGGTGGAAGAAAGATTTAAAGAAACACATCTAGCAATTCCAGAAACAAAAATTGCTCTCTTTCACGCAGTTCATTCATCAATCTCAAGTCCAATTTTTAAAATCTTTGACTTAAGTCAACCAATTGAAGGAATAGCAATGGATCATCAGGCTATTCAAATTGGACGAGTTCTATTGTTATTAGCGCCTCCAGAAGTTCCAGAGTATGTTTCCTTTTTATTAGGTAAAATCTCAAGTTCAATTATTGAAAACAAGCTTTATACTAGGATATACGATTCCGGAAATTATGAAATTGTAAGTGAGTTACTAAGAGAGATAATTATCGAAGCTGTTAAACATTATGATGACTAG